From a single Carassius carassius chromosome 8, fCarCar2.1, whole genome shotgun sequence genomic region:
- the dtnbp1b gene encoding dystrobrevin binding protein 1b isoform X2, protein MSSPGSASGSKRDSSELEHRQRVTEADPVPPQVKLKDRQKFFEEAFQQDMEHYLSTGYLQIAERRGSMSSMEVNVDMLEQMDLMDMSDHEALDVFLNSGGEDNSVASPMLGPDVESFTSEISLQVPTQADLRHKLASLSSTCTDSASQDTEAGEEEEEDDNDERGPAAIPDSPLVQPDQEELEENATLT, encoded by the exons CGGAGCTGGAGCATCGTCAGAGAGTAACGGAGGCAGATCCTGTCCCACCGCAGGTAAAGCTAAAGGACAGGCAAAAGTTTTTTGAGGAGGCTTTTCAGCAGGACATGGAGCACTACCTGTCCACAGGATACCTACAGATCGCAGAGAGAAGAG GAAGCATGTCGTCAATGGAGGTGAACGTGGACATGCTGGAGCAAATGGACCTGATGGACATGTCTGACCATGAGGCACTGGACGTCTTTCTCAACTCTGGGGGCGAGGACAACAGTGTGGCTTCCCCGATGCTGG GTCCTGACGTGGAGTCGTTCACCTCTGAGATCTCTCTTCAGGTGCCCACACAGGCCGACTTGAGACACAAGCTGGCGTCGCTGTCCTCCACCTGCACGGACTCAGCCAGCCAGGACACGGAGGcgggagaagaggaggaggaagatgataaTGATGAGAGGGGACCAGCAGCCATCCCCGACTCTCCGCTTGTCCAGCCAGATCAGGAAGAGCTGGAGGAGAATGCCACGTTAACCTAA
- the dtnbp1b gene encoding dystrobrevin binding protein 1b isoform X1 translates to MSSPGSASGSKRDSSELEHRQRVTEADPVPPQVKLKDRQKFFEEAFQQDMEHYLSTGYLQIAERRETIGSMSSMEVNVDMLEQMDLMDMSDHEALDVFLNSGGEDNSVASPMLGPDVESFTSEISLQVPTQADLRHKLASLSSTCTDSASQDTEAGEEEEEDDNDERGPAAIPDSPLVQPDQEELEENATLT, encoded by the exons CGGAGCTGGAGCATCGTCAGAGAGTAACGGAGGCAGATCCTGTCCCACCGCAGGTAAAGCTAAAGGACAGGCAAAAGTTTTTTGAGGAGGCTTTTCAGCAGGACATGGAGCACTACCTGTCCACAGGATACCTACAGATCGCAGAGAGAAGAG AGACAATAGGAAGCATGTCGTCAATGGAGGTGAACGTGGACATGCTGGAGCAAATGGACCTGATGGACATGTCTGACCATGAGGCACTGGACGTCTTTCTCAACTCTGGGGGCGAGGACAACAGTGTGGCTTCCCCGATGCTGG GTCCTGACGTGGAGTCGTTCACCTCTGAGATCTCTCTTCAGGTGCCCACACAGGCCGACTTGAGACACAAGCTGGCGTCGCTGTCCTCCACCTGCACGGACTCAGCCAGCCAGGACACGGAGGcgggagaagaggaggaggaagatgataaTGATGAGAGGGGACCAGCAGCCATCCCCGACTCTCCGCTTGTCCAGCCAGATCAGGAAGAGCTGGAGGAGAATGCCACGTTAACCTAA